A single window of Maylandia zebra isolate NMK-2024a linkage group LG2, Mzebra_GT3a, whole genome shotgun sequence DNA harbors:
- the cetn2 gene encoding uncharacterized protein cetn2 → MATVAKRPSLQGPVPPPRKKTAPKPELTEVQKQEIREAFELFDTDGSGYIDVKELKVAMRALGFEPKKEEIKKMIGEVDKDGTGKISFADFLIVMTQKMAEKDSKEEILKAFRLFDDDETGKISFKNLKRVAKELGENLTDEELQEMIDEADRDGDGEVNQQEFLRIMKKTCLY, encoded by the exons ATG GCAACCGTTGCCAAGAGACCATCCCTGCAGGGTCCGGTGCCCCCTCCTCGCAAGAAGACAGCCCCCAAGCCAGAGCTGACGGAGGTACAGAAGCAGGAGATCCGGGAGGCCTTTGAGCTGTTTGACACTGATGGCTCTGGATACATCGATGTGAAGGAGCTTAAG GTTGCCATGAGAGCTCTGGGATTTGAACCAAAGAAAGAGGAGATCAAGAAGATGATAGGTGAAGTTGATAAGGATGGCACAGGAAAGATCTCCTTTGCAGACTTCCTCATTGTCATGACGCAGAAAATG GCTGAAAAGGACTCTAAGGAGGAGATCTTAAAAGCTTTCCGGCTGTTTGATGACGACGAGACGGGCAAGATATCATTCAAGAATCTGAAGAGGGTAGCCAAAGAGCTTGGGGAGAACCTGACAGATGAAGAGCTGCAG gAAATGATAGATGAAGCGGACAGGGATGGAGATGGGGAAGTGAACCAGCAGGAGTTCCTGCGCATTATGAAAAAAACCTGCCTGTACTGA
- the gcna gene encoding germ cell nuclear acidic protein isoform X1, with protein MNDATSKSFHKVAKRMGWMDEGGLEETEKKLMSKIGKSRHAGTSGHGSASKWRNSALSESSDDEFDRFLMEKATPQAKATSHKPRSPAKTGSSNIVVVSSDDDNTAFETFLQRAKTPNTKPKKTSKSGSEDSLHNFIVDDYSSDDDFVEPKSSFKVPKKTNTPTSQPQTRRPLSLYNSPVFVSDDEDDDNIVLKSTWRTRHTRPKSLPKTSENTPPLCNDDETSPSLPSPPALSPLCRPSNGAKTLVISPKRTFSMPSKLDDSSSSEEEFTSLLERLKKKNNFIGNSFLPNNSKESNKEPAGTVSVPSVSQTPGSKSLGVKTPGKSSILKPAVSQSEPRHGPTSKNVLCKTPGCFLQSLTNPSSSYVGSFKQNKEALTSKLYHLYNTTVFESKLPANMSVTWNKKMRKTAGYCVTGQEKGGGNRYARIELSEKVCDSADRLRDTLIHEMCHAATWLINGVRDGHGNFWKLYARKATLAHPELPMVTRCHSYDIKYKFQYQCTRCKNTIGRHSKSLDTQRFVCALCTGQLVLLTPSKPRAPTPFANFVKENYSSVRQELAGQSHAEVMRKLSADFASKTKLSQS; from the exons ATGAACGATGCTACGTCCAAGTCTTTTCACAAAGTGGCTAAAAGAATGGGGTGGATGGATGAGGGAGGACTGGAGGAAACGGAAAAGAAG TTGATGAGTAAAATTGGTAAGAGTCGTCATGCTGGCACAAGTGGTCATGGATCAGCAAGTAAGTGGAGAAACTCTGCGTTGAGCGAATCGAGTGACGATGAATTTGACAGGT TTCTTATGGAAAAAGCCACACCCCAAGCTAAAGCCACTTCACACAAGCCACGCAGTCCTGCAAAGACAGGCAg ttcAAACATTGTGGTGGTGAGCTCAGATGATGACAATACTGCTTTTGAAACAT TTCTTCAGCGGGCAAAAACTCCCAATACCAAACCCAAGAAGACATCTAAAAGTGGCAGTGAGGACAG CCTCCATAATTTTATAGTTGACGACTACTCATCAGATGATGACTTTGTTGAGCCAAAATCATCTTTCAAAG ttcctAAGAAGACCAATACTCCAACATCCCAGCCTCAAACAAGGCGACCCCTGTCTCTGTATAATTCACCTGTCTTTGTCAgcgatgatgaggatgatgataaTATTGTGCTGAAGAGCACTTGGAGAACCCGTCACACGAGGCCCAAGTCACTTCCAAAGACCAGTGAGAATACTCCTCCTCTGTGCAATGACGATGAAACTTCGCCGTCACTCCCCtctcctcctgctctgtctCCTTTGTGTCGTCCTTCAAACGGAGCTAAAACATTAGTGATCTCTCCCAAGCGCACTTTTTCAATGCCTTCCAAGCTGGATGATTCAAGCAGTTCTGAGGAGGAGTTCACATCCCTGCTGGagagactgaaaaagaaaaacaatttcatAGGGAATTCATTCCTACCGAACAACAGCAAAG AGAGCAATAAGGAGCCTGCTGGGACAGTCTCAGTTCCTTCTGTATCCCAAACACCAGGCTCTAAATCATTAGGTGTGAAGACACCTGGAAAATCATCGATCTTGAAGCCAGCCGTCAGTCAGAGCGAGCCGAGACACGGTCCAACCAGCAA GAATGTGCTGTGTAAGACCCCGGGCTGCTTCCTGCAGTCGCTCACAAATCCCAGCTCCAGCTATGTGGGCAGCTTTAAGCAGAACAAAGAGGCACTCACAAGTAAACTCTACCACCTGTACAACACCACAGTGTTTGAGAGTAAG ctCCCTGCGAATATGTCAGTGACCTGGAATAAGAAGATGCGTAAAACAGCTGGCTACTGCGTTACAGGGCAGGAAAAGGGTGGAGGAAACCGCTACGCCCGCATAGAACTGTCAGAGAAAGTCTGTGACTCTGCAG ATCGTCTCAGGGACACACTGATACATGAAATGTGTCATGCTGCAACATGGCTGATTAACGGTGTAAGGGACGGGCATGGAAACTTCTGGAAGCTCTATGCTCGCAAAGCAACACTGGCACATCCGGAGCTGCCGATGGTCACGCGCTGCCACAGCTATGACATCAAGTACAAATTCCAGTACCAGTGCACTCGCTGCAAGAACAC GATCGGCCGTCATTCCAAGTCACTGGACACGCAGAGATTTGTGTGCGCCCTCTGCACTGGTCAGCTTGTCTTGTTGACGCCTTCTAAGCCACGTGCTCCCACGCCTTTTGCCAACTTTGTCAAGGAAAATTACTCGAGTGTACGACAGGAGCTAGCAGGACAGAGTCATGCAGAGGTGATGCGGAAACTTAGTGCAGACTTTGCCTCGAAGACTAAACTGAGTCAAAGCTGA
- the nsdhl gene encoding sterol-4-alpha-carboxylate 3-dehydrogenase, decarboxylating: MATRVRPSSKRCAVIGGSGFLGRHLVEKLLDRGYSVSVFDIRQSYELPGVTFYQGDLCDKQALLAALKDVSLVFHCASPSPASDDRALFERVNIQGTQTVIQTCIESGVQRLVLTSSASVVFEGTDVKNGREDLPYAKKPIDYYTKTKIEQEKLVLKACDKQKGFLTVAIRPHGIFGPRDPQLVPILVDTARRGKMKFIIGDGTNLVDFTFVENVVHGHILAAERLRADSPICGKPYHITNDEPIRFWDFMSQVLVGLGYPPPRYHLPYSLVYGLALLLWLLSVLLSPLISFKPTFTPMRVALAGTHHYYNCKRAKEDLGYTPVVSLKDAIARTVESYPHLRCEA, encoded by the exons ATGGCTACACGTGTGCGACCG AGTAGTAAACGGTGTGCGGTCATCGGGGGGTCCGGTTTCTTGGGCAGACACCTGGTGGAGAAGCTGCTGGACCGAGGCtactctgtttctgtgtttgacaTCCGTCAGAGCTACGAGCTGCCCGGCGTCACCTTCTACCAGGGAGACCTGTGCGACAAACAA GCTCTGCTGGCAGCTCTGAAGGATGTGTCCTTGGTCTTTCACTGTGCCTCTCCATCGCCTGCCAGTGACGACCGTGCTCTGTTTGAGAGGGTCAACATCCAGGGCACACAGACTGTTATCCAGACCTGTATAGAGTCTGGAGTACAG aGGTTGGTCCTGACCAGCAGTGCCAGCGTGGTGTTTGAGGGGACTGACGTTAAGAACGGGAGAGAGGATCTGCCGTATGCCAAGAAGCCCATTGACTACTACACAAAGACCAAAATTGAGCAGGAGAAG ttgGTCCTCAAGGCTTGTGACAAGCAAAAGGGCTTCCTCACAGTTGCAATTCGGCCTCACGGCATCTTTGGTCCTCGAGATCCACAGCTGGTTCCCATCCTGGTGGACACGGCTCGCAGGGGCAAAATGAAATTCATCATTGG TGATGGAACCAATCTGGTAGATTTCACCTTTGTGGAGAATGTAGTTCATGGACACATTCTGGCTGCTGAACGGCTGAGAGCAGACTCCCCCATATGTGGGAAG CCATATCACATAACCAACGATGAGCCAATTCGCTTTTGGGACTTCATGTCTCAAGTATTGGTGGGTCTTGGATATCCTCCTCCCCGCTACCACCTGCCTTACAGTTTGGTGTACGGACTGGCGCTTCTCCTCTGGCTGCTGTCCGTACTATTGAGTCCTTTAATATCTTTCAAGCCAACTTTTACACCGATGAGAGTGGCTCTGGCTGGAACCCACCACTACTACAACTGTAAACGTGCCAAAGAAGACCTGGGCTACACACCGGTGGTCAGCCTGAAGGATGCGATTGCACGCACCGTAGAGAGCTATCCTCATCTCAGATGCGAGGCTTGA
- the gcna gene encoding germ cell nuclear acidic protein isoform X2 → MNDATSKSFHKVAKRMGWMDEGGLEETEKKLMSKIGKSRHAGTSGHGSAILMEKATPQAKATSHKPRSPAKTGSSNIVVVSSDDDNTAFETFLQRAKTPNTKPKKTSKSGSEDSLHNFIVDDYSSDDDFVEPKSSFKVPKKTNTPTSQPQTRRPLSLYNSPVFVSDDEDDDNIVLKSTWRTRHTRPKSLPKTSENTPPLCNDDETSPSLPSPPALSPLCRPSNGAKTLVISPKRTFSMPSKLDDSSSSEEEFTSLLERLKKKNNFIGNSFLPNNSKESNKEPAGTVSVPSVSQTPGSKSLGVKTPGKSSILKPAVSQSEPRHGPTSKNVLCKTPGCFLQSLTNPSSSYVGSFKQNKEALTSKLYHLYNTTVFESKLPANMSVTWNKKMRKTAGYCVTGQEKGGGNRYARIELSEKVCDSADRLRDTLIHEMCHAATWLINGVRDGHGNFWKLYARKATLAHPELPMVTRCHSYDIKYKFQYQCTRCKNTIGRHSKSLDTQRFVCALCTGQLVLLTPSKPRAPTPFANFVKENYSSVRQELAGQSHAEVMRKLSADFASKTKLSQS, encoded by the exons ATGAACGATGCTACGTCCAAGTCTTTTCACAAAGTGGCTAAAAGAATGGGGTGGATGGATGAGGGAGGACTGGAGGAAACGGAAAAGAAG TTGATGAGTAAAATTGGTAAGAGTCGTCATGCTGGCACAAGTGGTCATGGATCAGCAA TTCTTATGGAAAAAGCCACACCCCAAGCTAAAGCCACTTCACACAAGCCACGCAGTCCTGCAAAGACAGGCAg ttcAAACATTGTGGTGGTGAGCTCAGATGATGACAATACTGCTTTTGAAACAT TTCTTCAGCGGGCAAAAACTCCCAATACCAAACCCAAGAAGACATCTAAAAGTGGCAGTGAGGACAG CCTCCATAATTTTATAGTTGACGACTACTCATCAGATGATGACTTTGTTGAGCCAAAATCATCTTTCAAAG ttcctAAGAAGACCAATACTCCAACATCCCAGCCTCAAACAAGGCGACCCCTGTCTCTGTATAATTCACCTGTCTTTGTCAgcgatgatgaggatgatgataaTATTGTGCTGAAGAGCACTTGGAGAACCCGTCACACGAGGCCCAAGTCACTTCCAAAGACCAGTGAGAATACTCCTCCTCTGTGCAATGACGATGAAACTTCGCCGTCACTCCCCtctcctcctgctctgtctCCTTTGTGTCGTCCTTCAAACGGAGCTAAAACATTAGTGATCTCTCCCAAGCGCACTTTTTCAATGCCTTCCAAGCTGGATGATTCAAGCAGTTCTGAGGAGGAGTTCACATCCCTGCTGGagagactgaaaaagaaaaacaatttcatAGGGAATTCATTCCTACCGAACAACAGCAAAG AGAGCAATAAGGAGCCTGCTGGGACAGTCTCAGTTCCTTCTGTATCCCAAACACCAGGCTCTAAATCATTAGGTGTGAAGACACCTGGAAAATCATCGATCTTGAAGCCAGCCGTCAGTCAGAGCGAGCCGAGACACGGTCCAACCAGCAA GAATGTGCTGTGTAAGACCCCGGGCTGCTTCCTGCAGTCGCTCACAAATCCCAGCTCCAGCTATGTGGGCAGCTTTAAGCAGAACAAAGAGGCACTCACAAGTAAACTCTACCACCTGTACAACACCACAGTGTTTGAGAGTAAG ctCCCTGCGAATATGTCAGTGACCTGGAATAAGAAGATGCGTAAAACAGCTGGCTACTGCGTTACAGGGCAGGAAAAGGGTGGAGGAAACCGCTACGCCCGCATAGAACTGTCAGAGAAAGTCTGTGACTCTGCAG ATCGTCTCAGGGACACACTGATACATGAAATGTGTCATGCTGCAACATGGCTGATTAACGGTGTAAGGGACGGGCATGGAAACTTCTGGAAGCTCTATGCTCGCAAAGCAACACTGGCACATCCGGAGCTGCCGATGGTCACGCGCTGCCACAGCTATGACATCAAGTACAAATTCCAGTACCAGTGCACTCGCTGCAAGAACAC GATCGGCCGTCATTCCAAGTCACTGGACACGCAGAGATTTGTGTGCGCCCTCTGCACTGGTCAGCTTGTCTTGTTGACGCCTTCTAAGCCACGTGCTCCCACGCCTTTTGCCAACTTTGTCAAGGAAAATTACTCGAGTGTACGACAGGAGCTAGCAGGACAGAGTCATGCAGAGGTGATGCGGAAACTTAGTGCAGACTTTGCCTCGAAGACTAAACTGAGTCAAAGCTGA